CCGGAAGCATCTCCAGTAAAGGTGAACAGGTCGGTCGTACTGACATCCGTCACCTTCTCGACCATTATCGACCCTGTCTCCGGCGCAGTACCGGCTCCTTGAACATCAAAGGTATAATAACCTTCGTTGGAATCATTACTTTCGATGATTAAGGTTGTGACATATGTCCCCGTCAGGTAGGGAAAGAATTCAACTCCCAATGTGGTTGAACTGCCGGATGCAATCGACATCACACCGGGAATGATTCCCCATATTGCGGCGACTGATCCACCTTGGTTGTGGACATCCTGCGACAATCCGATGCTCGTGATATTGAGTGTGGCTGTTCCCGTATTATGGATTGTAAATATCTTTGTAATGGATCCGGTATTGATCTCCAAGCCGCCTATATCCGTCCAATCGGCGGTGCTGGGAGTCGTGTCTCCGTTGGTGATGGATATGCCATTGCCTCTTACATCGATCTCCGGCTCCTCATCAATCTCGCCTGTGCCCTGAATCGAGAAGTTATACGGATTCTCATTGGCATCATCATTGTCGATGCTGATGGTGGCTGAACGCAGTCCCGAAGCACCGGGATCAAAGCGCACCGTGAATGTCGTGGTTCCGCCGCCGCTGGAAACTGTGGGTGCGGGCTCCACAGTGACTAAGAAATCGCCGGCATGCGCGCCACCGATGTTGACTCGGGGAGAGCCGAAGAGATTCAAGACCATGCTACCGGTATTTCTAATTGTAAATGTATGATCGTGCGTCCCGCCCGACACGGAGACAGCTCCAAAATCGGTATCATCTGCTGTCGAGGGCGATGTATCTCCATCACTGATAGAAATCGAATTGCCCTTTACGTCCATCTCAGGCTCTTCAGGCTCCTGCCCCTCAGGCTTATCCCAAAACTTATTACCGGTAGTGGTTTGCTGTGACAAGGGCACAGAGACGTCATACTGAATTTGATTGCTATTGATTACCGTGCCGTCGGGTGAAGTGGCCCCCACGGAATAGTAGTCGGAAAGATCAACCTCCACGATATTGTAATATTCCCATCCTTCTTCGACCGCGAGCGAATACCATCCCTGGGCGTCGGTCTGTGTTTGATCAATTTGAACCGTAAGCTGGCCGGAATTATTGCCCCCGTAGAGCTTGACGGTGACACCGCTCAACGGCGCGGCTGCTGGTGGTTCTACACCCAAATCGCCCGAGTAAACACGGCCCGAAAGGAAGTCCTGAGCAAAACTCTGGGATGCGAATACTAAAAAGAAGAGGATGCAATTAACAAAAATTCCAAATAGGCATCGCAGTTTCATAAACTCCCTCTCAGACTTTAAGTATGAGCCGGCGAATCGATTGTCGGAGTGGCATTCACCCGCTGCGGACAAAGCGAGTCTGACGATCTGCGCCCTCCGGCAAGGGTGGCACTTTGAATTAATCTCAGGATGTTTATCGGCAAACAGCGATACATCCGTAATTTTCATTCCGGGAGGGTTCCGATCCCCACCGAGGACGATGCCTTCGAAAATCCTAACGCATTCAATGCCAAAATGTTCTGCAGGAGAATCCGCAGGCGCCCGGGGTGACGGCACCGGATGCAGAAGGCCGTGAGACCGCTCATCGGCCTGTCCTTCAACCTATTCTTATTCGGAACTCTCCGCTTCATGATCGATAGGGAGCTAATCACAGGCGGCGCGCAGCACTATCGCGGCGGTTATCGAAAATGTGGTAATATTTACCTTCGAATGCGCGCATGGATCCGACGGCACGCTGGGCGTGTGGCCTCAGTGGAACCGGGTTATTTTCTGGACGAGGATGAAAACGGGGTTGCTGACGCCATCGACGAGCTGCGAGCCATGCGCGATGTGATGCTGAACCAGGGCTTCATCCTGGATGAGGACCTCATGGTCGTCGAGGACGAGGGGGACCAGCACAGCGAGGAGTACTGGGCCGCAAGATTCCCGATCACATTGCAGTACCTCTTCCCTTACACAATATCCGCAGTCCCTTCAGGTGATGTCAGCGACACTTCGCTTGGCCGGCTCGTCATCCAACCCAATGTCCCCAACCCCTTCCATCCGCTGACGGTTCTGCGCTACGAACTCACCGCGTCCGCGATCGTGTCCTTGCAGGTCTTTGATGTCGGGGGCCGGTTGATTCGGACGCTGATAAGTTCGGCTCCCAGCGCAAACGGAACTCACTTTGTGGAGTGGAATGGCCGAGACGACGAAGGACGACAGCTTCCCTCCGGAGTGTACATTTATCGGGTGACCGCCGGCCAGGACCAGGCGACCGGGCGCGTGAACCTGCTGCGGTGACGTCGCCTGCTGATACCGGTTCACCCCCCATTGCGCATCGCGATGGGCAGCTCTGTCCCGTGATTCATAATCTCTATGTACCCGGAGTAGCAGAAGATTCGATTGCGTTTGCGAGAAGTCAGCTCCTGTACAATACCTAAACTCGCCAGGTGCCCCAAACTTTTGTTAATTGTTGCAGGAGTGATTCCTGTCATCTCCGCCAATCTGCCTGAAGTCACGATAGGACGCTCCATGAGCGCCCGGTGAACCCGCAATGTTGATGCGGCGGCTCTGCCCAGAGCGCCGATTTTATCGCGATCCTCGCCGGCCAAGTCCACAAGTTGTCTCGCCGTGTCAACCGCCTGGCCCGCCGTCACAATAACCGCTTCGGCAAAGAAATCGAGCCAGGCTTCCCAGTTACCGCTCAATCGAATCTCATTCAACAACTCGTAATAGCGTTGCCTGTGCGTCTTGAAATAGAGGCTCAAATAGAGCATCGGCTTACATAACACATTTTTTTCGCACAAGAGCAAGGTAATTAAAAGGCGGCCAAGACGACCATTGCCATCCAAAAACGGATGGATCGTCTCGAATTGTACATGAGCCAGCGCCGTTTTAAGGAGCGCAGGCGTGGCGACCGGTTGATCATGGAGAAACAACTCCAGCTTTCCCAAACACTCCAGCACCTTCTCTGCCGGCGGCGGAACGAAAGCGGCATTGCCCGGGCGGGTGCCGCCTATCCAATTTTGGGTTTGGCGAAATTCTCCGGGTGTTTGGTTCGAGCCTCGCCCCTTCGAGAGCAACTCCCGATGCAACTCCTTGATCAAGCGCAGAGAGATCGGAAATCCGTTCGCCAGCCGGCTCAGACCATGGTACAAGGCCGCCGCATAATTGCTGACCTCCCGCACATCATCCAATGGCACGCCGGGCACCACATTCATTTCAAAAAGCAGGAGCTCAGAAAGCGAGGACTGCGTGCCCTCGATCATCGAAGAAAGCACCGCCTCCTTGCGGACATACATATATAGAAACAAGGAAATATCCGGTATGAAGCTTGAAATGCTATCCAGACGCCCAAGCGCCAGCAGCGCCTCGTCGAATTTGCTACGCAATTCCGGCGTCCATTCAATGGGTGGAGCAGGGGGCAATGGAGCGGGGACAAAAGCCCGCGCCTTTTCTCCCACCGTTGATATGGTCGCGTAATACCCCTGGAGTTCTCGTTTCATAACTCGACAGATCCTATAATTAGATCCCTTGTTGTTTTAGCTTGAGGCTCTATTCTAAAATAACAAGGAGTGGGGTGAGGGTCAATCTGGGATATCGAAGTTGTCATATCAGCAGAGACAGAAAACTTAACTTCTTGCAGTAACAGCAGTTAACCAGTGGAGGCGGCGGGAATCGAACCCGCGTCCGAAAGAACCTCAGCAAGAACATCTACGTGTGTAGTCCGTCGTTTAATCTCGCAGTTTAGAACTCCGGCGGACGGGATTTCCAAACCACCAGCCTGTTAGTTTCGCTACTGCTTCCAGGCGCCGCAGCGGCTAGCCCACCTATATGGCGCCCTACCAGACCCCCGGCAGGCGCGGGATCTGGGGACGAGCTACCTAACGAATTAGGCGGCTAATGCTAACTCAGTGTCAGCAGTTGTTTTTTCCCACTTGTTTAACGAGCCAGCGGGACCTCGACACGCAGTCCAAACCTTGTATTCTCCGTCGAAACCTTTCGCCCCCTTCTTTCATAGATAGAAACTTCGCCACAAATTATTCACTCATGCTAACGAATATCATACACCACATTGCCTTCGTTGTTGCGCTCTTTGCGAACGCCAATATGGAGATTCGCACCGGCACGGCCGAATTTTCAGCAAATCGGGGTTTCCCCCTCGGTCTGGCGTATCTTATTGCCAAACTTGTTATTATGGCACCACAGCGCACAAATAACTCCCGCGTCATTCAGCTCTCGAAAAATAAATCGTGAGCCTGGAATCAGCGCCCGAACCATGGGCGGCCAGCTCTGTCCAATAATCTTCGGCCAAATCCTGCTACCGAATCAAGATTGAAGAGCTTGCCCTAGCGACAGATCCGCTGAGCCTTATAAAACCATCCCGGCGAGTTCGTGGCTGGGGTATCTTTGATTTTGAATTGCCAGACGATTTCCCCGGAATTCGTTATCTCGAATATCACCGAGTCGTCTGTATCCTCGAGAACCCCGACTATTAGGGTATTTCCGTTTGGCAGCCGATCTCCATCTCGCGAAGTTCTGAGATGATCACGATGATATTGCCATACCGGCTGCCCGATATTGCGGTCAAGTTCGACAATCTGGTACGGAGCGTCCCGCTGCAGGCAGATTAGAAGCTGATTGCCGTTTTGCATCTCTGGCTCATGAGGATCATGACCCAATGGATTGGTCGTTGGATAGAGCTCCTTCCAGTCAAACTCCCAAACGACAGCGCCTTGCGGCTCGATCTCGATTGTCAGCGAGAAGTTCCTCAAACTCAACAATGTGTTTCCATTCTGCAGCCGGGTTGCCGCATTCGTATGAATCCATCCTTCGCGATCGCAACTAATATATGGTTCATTATTGTAATGGTCACTTGCCTGCCAGGACCAAATAACTTCTCCCTGGGGATTTACTTCTTTGACTTGTGTATCCCCAAACCGGTCCCCGGCGCCAAAGACATAAATCGTGTTTCCATTCGGCAGCCGGTCGGCATCATGAGACACTTGACTGTCGAGATGAGACCACGCAACATCCCCGTCTCGATCAATTTCGTAGATGCCATAACGCGGTAAAACAAAGAGGATGTTTCCGTTTGCGAGTAGCTCAACATCCATCCCCGGCTGATGATACGATTTGACATCATCGGGAATGTCATACTCCCAGACGATCTCCCCGTTCATGTTGACTTCAACAAGACGCGGGGCAGTAGTATCGTGCAAATCGGCGAAGAGGGTCGTGCCATTGCAGGCCTTTGTGGCGTCGTAGACATCGACGTAGAACTCTCCCGCCTGGATTTCAGGTTCGGGAGAACCGGTTGGATTGTTGTCTTCTTCACAAGCTGAAAGGACGACAAAGAGAATTATTGCGAGAGCTAATGTTGCCGGGGTAAAGCGCGGCCGGTTAATCATCGCATCCTCCCAAACCTGCTAAGCCTAGGAAATTTCTATACCTGTTAACGGCGGGTCAATCGGGTTTGATTCGGGATTTAGGGGATATAAATATACAAAGGACTCACGGCAAGTTACAATATTTCGTCGCTATCCAATAACCGCTTGACTCATTAGCAATTACAGCCATAACCAGGGCCATAGCATATCAATGAATCTACATAACCCACCATGTTTTCTGAATAAAAAGATCTTAACGTATAAGTATCACCTTCACAGCTTCCGACGTCTCGACCGCGTTGTTGAGACGTATCCAGTACATTCCGTCACTAACAGTCGCCCCACTTCCGTTGCATCCGTCCCACCGGACCCGATGCAAACCCGGCTCCAATGCGCCCAAAGGGATTACTCTCACAAGCCTCCCGCTCAGGTCGTGGACGGTCATCATCATGGGATACGAAACGCGGCTCTCCAATGCGAGCTCAACCGACCGATGGAATGGGTTGGGCGCCAAAGAATGTATCGCAATGTTGGGGACCTTCGAATTGCGAACCGGCTGGGGATCCTGAGCAGAGGCCACAGGCAAACTCTTGATCCCGACGCTGTGTAACTGCCCTAACGCCATGGCTACAAAATCGGCATTGGGCTCGGGAACGTCACACTGGTGGTAGAAGTTCCACCCCCAGGCCACGATCGATCCGTCGGATTTGAGACCCAGGCTCTGGAGTCTCCCGCCCGCCACGGCCACAAAATCTGCGTTGGGCGCTGGGACATTACACTGGCCGTAGTGATCCCACCCCCAGGCCACGATCGATCCATCGGACTTGAGACCGAGGCTGTGCTCGTATCCCGCCGCCATAGCGACGAAGTCCGTATTGGGCTCGGGAACGTCACACTGATGGTAGTAGTTCCGCCCCCAGGCTGCTATCGATCCGTCGGACTTGAGACCCAGGCTGAAATTGTCCCCTGCCGCCACGGCCACAAAATCTGCATTGGGCTCGGGAACGTCGCACTGGCCATAATCGTTTGTACCCCAGGCCACGATGGGGCCATAAGACTTAAGAGCTAGGGTGTGGCCCTGGGATTCAGGGGCAAAAAAATCCAGGCCCGCCGCGACGGCAACATAGTGAGCATTGAGGGGAACGTAGCAATCGCCACAGTCTCCCCAGGCTACGATCGTGCTGTCGGATTTAATACCCAGGCTTCGGTTCTGCCCCCCCGCCACGGCCACAAAATCAGCGTTGGGCGCCGGGACATCGCACTCGCCATAAGAGTTTTGCCCCCAGGCCATAATTGATCCGTCTGATTTGAGAGCCAAGCTGTGTTTGGTGCCGGCCGCCACGGTTGTGCAGATAGCGTTCGAATCCGGGATTTCGCATTGGCCACTGGTGCAATCTCCCCAGGTCACTATGGTTGCGTCGGATGGGTCTGGTGGGTCGGAGGGGCAGGCTGGGTTTTCGCCCTCAATCTCACCGAATCCTTGAATAGAATCTTCCCGAGGATCACTTGTACAATCTACGACGCCGCTTGGACCAACTGGATGGGGGCCCAAAGGAATGACACCACCATAGTTGTAAGTACCAAAGTAATAGACCGGTTCCATGTAGCCATACAAGCAATCAGGCGACCAGCTCACCGCTGTACCCTCACCAGGGCCAGGCCATCCAGATGTATGGATTTCGAGAGCACCGGGAACGCAAGCACCAGTGTAGCCGATGTAGTTATCAGCCATATTGAAAACACCGAGGCCAAAGATGACGGTATTGAAGTTGGGCGTGTTTCCCGGTGGAGAAACGACAACCACCAAATACCAGCTAATCCCATTAGAGTCTGGAAGCGCACTTGGATTCAAGTCGTCGCAGTGTTCAGGAATATCAATGGCGCCACACGGATCACCATTCGTCTCTACACCGAGCACATTCCCCTGGATTGCTAAGGTAACACCTGCGTTGGGCCCGGCAAAAGCAACGCTCGCGGCAAGCAAAAGATATAGACAAGCATAAAGGATCACTCGCATAGCTCGATCCTCCAAAAAATTGTTCAATCGTCGAAACATCACACATTCATTTTACCGCTTACATTTTATACGATTAGCTAATTATCTACAAGGGGCAACCATAGATGATGAGCGACACTGAAAAGTCGGATCGCCAGAACGTCAGCCAAAAACCAAAAGGACTCACAGCCATCGCCGCAAGTCCTTGTCCAACACAGTACACCGCCAGGGACTCGAACCCTAAACCTGCTGATTAAGAGTCAGCTGCTCTGCCAGTTGAGCTAGCGGTGCATAAATCTGGGATTTTCCCTTCCAGACAGAATCAGAGCCTAGTGAATCGCCGGAATCCCGTCAACCCTTAGGCGCTCCAACCGGCGGAACAGCCTCATATTTCTCGAGATAGGCCCGTCGCCGGAGCCTAGAACGGGAGGTCGTCATCCTCATCCGATGAATACGAGGTCTCGCCCCCCACCGGTTCGGGCATGCTGGCGGATGCGTTCGCCCCGCCGGCATCAGCCGGGTAACCGCCGCTATCAGATTGGTAGCCGCCATCGGATGGGTATCCGCCACCAGCGCCGGCATCCCCCCGTTGGCCGAGAAAGACGATCCGATCGGCGACGATCTCGGTGGTTTGGCGCTCCACATTCTGATTATCGGTCCATTTTCGGGTCTGGAGCCGCCCCTCAACGAAGGTCTGGCGCCCCTTCTTGAGGTACTCACTGGCCGTCTCCGCCTGCTTCCCCCAAACAACAATCCTATGCCATTCCGTGCGTTGCTGCTTTTGACCGTCCCGGTCGATCCAAACCGCATTGGTGGCCATCGTGAAGTTCGCGACCTTTGATCCACCCGGAGTATGGCGCAGCTCAGGGTCCCGTCCCAGATTGCCAATGAGGATAACCTTGTTGTAGCTCATGAAGCCCTCCTTGCAAGGGGTTTTCTCCCAACTCCCGGATCCCGTGCAAAGTGATCCAGTTGACATGGGAGAGATTTCTGTTTTATCTTGAATCACGCGAGGCCAAAAGTCACCTCTTCTAGATCGGGGTGTAGCGCAGCCCGGTTAGCGCACCTGCTTTGGGAGCAGGATGTCGGAGGTTCAAATCCTCTCACCCCGACTGGATGACCTACCGATAGGTCATCCGCGAAGGTTTTGGTGGTGGATGTAGCTCAGTTGGCAGAGCGCTGGATTGTGGTTCCAGTTGTCGTGGGTTCGACCCCCATCATCCACCCCACCTTTTCTCCCTCCCGAATTCCCACGCGCCTGTAGCTCAGGAGGATAGAGCAACGGATTTCTAATCCGTCGGTCCCAGGTTCGAGTCCTGGCAGGCGCGCTGAATAGCAAAGCGATAAATGCGACACACGCAACACCCTCGACGCCCCGTCACCGGAGCGTCGTTTTATTTCCTGATGGCCCATTAGTGCCAAAACCGGGCCATTACGCATTCTTGTGACACTAAAATTGTTTAATGTGTATCCACAGAATTTGATCCTTGACGACCCTCTCTAGAACTGGTAATATCCCTAGTGTTAGAGTGCATGATCCCATTGGATGAGGGTCAGAAACGAACGGTAAAGCTTCATTTGAGGGATAGTGGGATAGTGGCGTAGCTGCATATCCATCTTCACCCAAGTGAATTTTCCTGCACTCTAAAATCTCAAAAGTTCTGGGCTGATTCTAAATTCGGCCATCCGAAATTGACAAGTTCTGGCGCATGCCTACATGAACTTTAGCGTCGACGGTGCTTGGGGGAACTCATTTCCACATTGCAAATCTCCAAGAAGGAGAATCCTGACGGCCTAGGAGAAGCGATACCCCGCTTCTAGCACACCCTGTGGCCCGCAATCGTGTGATCTTCCCATCACGCCAACACCGTCGGCGCTCTCCCCTCTCGGGATGAGTTTTGGCTCGTTTCCTTTTTGAAGGGAAACGAGCCAAAATTGTCTAAGGCTGCATAACCTGCTATTTAGAGCTTTTGGTGATCTTTCGCCAGAACAGATCGGAACCAACGCGGTATCGGACGAAATAGATCCCAGGCGCAAGATCGCGTCCTTCGTCATTCCGGCCGTCCCAAGGCAAGCTTAGATCGCCGGGTTCCTGAACCCCATTCACCAGGGTTCGAATCCTACGGCCATTCACATCATAGACAGCAATGTTAGCTTGTTCACGCTTCGCCAGCGTATACCGGATGGTCGTCGTCTGATGGAACGGATTGGGTTGGTTGCTGCCGAGCCGGTTGACCAAAATCTGTGGGAATTCTTCAACTGCGGTTTCAATATTCACCGGGACACTCAACTGCTCCATCATCTCAGGAGGATTCATGCCCTGCGCCACCCAGGCGTCATGAAGATCCTGACCCATTGAGTTCGTCGTGTTTTCATCCCGGAGAAATTCAATATACTCCTTGCTTGTCGATTGGTAGTAGACGGTCACGACGGCGAGGACAGCTTCCTCCGGAAGATG
The Candidatus Eisenbacteria bacterium genome window above contains:
- a CDS encoding choice-of-anchor D domain-containing protein, which produces MKLRCLFGIFVNCILFFLVFASQSFAQDFLSGRVYSGDLGVEPPAAAPLSGVTVKLYGGNNSGQLTVQIDQTQTDAQGWYSLAVEEGWEYYNIVEVDLSDYYSVGATSPDGTVINSNQIQYDVSVPLSQQTTTGNKFWDKPEGQEPEEPEMDVKGNSISISDGDTSPSTADDTDFGAVSVSGGTHDHTFTIRNTGSMVLNLFGSPRVNIGGAHAGDFLVTVEPAPTVSSGGGTTTFTVRFDPGASGLRSATISIDNDDANENPYNFSIQGTGEIDEEPEIDVRGNGISITNGDTTPSTADWTDIGGLEINTGSITKIFTIHNTGTATLNITSIGLSQDVHNQGGSVAAIWGIIPGVMSIASGSSTTLGVEFFPYLTGTYVTTLIIESNDSNEGYYTFDVQGAGTAPETGSIMVEKVTDVSTTDLFTFTGDASGSITNGGQIIVSDLQPGTYTSVESPLSGWTLTDITFDDDNSTYDLQTRTATFVLEAGETVRAVFTNQKDEVPEYDFGDAPDPAYPTLLANNGARHLIDPDVYLGTQIDAEADGVPDAGAQGDDNNNNDDEDGVLFVSPLIADSTATVNVTASTEGLLYGWIDFDQNGTWDMPDDYV
- a CDS encoding T9SS type A sorting domain-containing protein yields the protein MIDRELITGGAQHYRGGYRKCGNIYLRMRAWIRRHAGRVASVEPGYFLDEDENGVADAIDELRAMRDVMLNQGFILDEDLMVVEDEGDQHSEEYWAARFPITLQYLFPYTISAVPSGDVSDTSLGRLVIQPNVPNPFHPLTVLRYELTASAIVSLQVFDVGGRLIRTLISSAPSANGTHFVEWNGRDDEGRQLPSGVYIYRVTAGQDQATGRVNLLR
- a CDS encoding Fic family protein, encoding MKRELQGYYATISTVGEKARAFVPAPLPPAPPIEWTPELRSKFDEALLALGRLDSISSFIPDISLFLYMYVRKEAVLSSMIEGTQSSLSELLLFEMNVVPGVPLDDVREVSNYAAALYHGLSRLANGFPISLRLIKELHRELLSKGRGSNQTPGEFRQTQNWIGGTRPGNAAFVPPPAEKVLECLGKLELFLHDQPVATPALLKTALAHVQFETIHPFLDGNGRLGRLLITLLLCEKNVLCKPMLYLSLYFKTHRQRYYELLNEIRLSGNWEAWLDFFAEAVIVTAGQAVDTARQLVDLAGEDRDKIGALGRAAASTLRVHRALMERPIVTSGRLAEMTGITPATINKSLGHLASLGIVQELTSRKRNRIFCYSGYIEIMNHGTELPIAMRNGG
- a CDS encoding aryl-sulfate sulfotransferase encodes the protein MINRPRFTPATLALAIILFVVLSACEEDNNPTGSPEPEIQAGEFYVDVYDATKACNGTTLFADLHDTTAPRLVEVNMNGEIVWEYDIPDDVKSYHQPGMDVELLANGNILFVLPRYGIYEIDRDGDVAWSHLDSQVSHDADRLPNGNTIYVFGAGDRFGDTQVKEVNPQGEVIWSWQASDHYNNEPYISCDREGWIHTNAATRLQNGNTLLSLRNFSLTIEIEPQGAVVWEFDWKELYPTTNPLGHDPHEPEMQNGNQLLICLQRDAPYQIVELDRNIGQPVWQYHRDHLRTSRDGDRLPNGNTLIVGVLEDTDDSVIFEITNSGEIVWQFKIKDTPATNSPGWFYKAQRICR
- a CDS encoding single-stranded DNA-binding protein, with translation MSYNKVILIGNLGRDPELRHTPGGSKVANFTMATNAVWIDRDGQKQQRTEWHRIVVWGKQAETASEYLKKGRQTFVEGRLQTRKWTDNQNVERQTTEIVADRIVFLGQRGDAGAGGGYPSDGGYQSDSGGYPADAGGANASASMPEPVGGETSYSSDEDDDLPF